The DNA segment GGGTGGAGGGGTGCACCATCGCCGCCGCCACGGCCAGCACGATCCCGTAGAAGGCGGCCTTCATGGGCGTGTTGCCCTCCATCAGCAGGTAGATGATGCCCACGAGCGGCAGGAAGAGGTGGCCCCGCTGCCGCATCACGGACCACAGGCTCGGGAGCTGGCTGCGCGGGATGCCCTGGAGGCCGACGCGCTTCGCCTCGTAGTGGACGGCGATGAAGATCCCCGTGAAGTAGAGCAGGGCCGGAAGGATCGCGGACTTGGCGATCTCGATGTAAGGGATGCCCGTGAACTCGGCCATGAGGAAGGCGGCCGCGCCCATGATGGGCGGCATGAGCTGGCCCCCCGTGGAGGCGGCCGCCTCCACCGCGGCGGCGAACTCAGGGCGGTAGCCCAAGCGCTTCATCATGGGGATGGTGAAGCTCCCGGAGCCCACGGTGTTGGCCACCGAGCTGCCCGAGATGGTACCCTCGAACGCGCTGGTGATCACCGCCACCTTGGCCGGTCCCCCCGAGGCGAACCCGGCCACCGCGTTGGCCAGGTCGATGAAGAAGCGGCCGATGCCCGTCTTCTCCAGGAAAGCACCGAAGAGGATGAACAGGAAGATGAAGGTGGACGAGACCCCGAGCGGGATGCCGAAGATGCCCTCCGTGGTGAAATACATGTGGTTCGCGATCTGGGCGAAGCTGAACCCGCGGTGCGCGAGGAAGCCAGGCATCTGCCGCCCCACCGCCGCGTAGACGAGGAAGGCGACTGCGATGACCACGATGGGGATCCCCACCACCCGGCGGGTGGCCTCCAGCACCAGCAGAACGGCCACCGTGGCCACGGCGATGTCCGATGGGGTGGGCAGCCCGGCCCGCATCACGATCTCCTGGTAGAAGACCACCAAATAGAGGGGGATCGCCGCGGCCGCGAGCCCCAGCAGCACGTCCCACCAGGGCAGGCTCGTGCGGGAACCGCCCCTGCGGGTGGGGAAGAGCAGGTAGACCAGGCTCATCCCGAAGGCCAGGTGGATGGCCCGCTGGATGCGGGCGTCGAAGACCCCGAAGGCAGCCGTGTAGAGCTGGAAGAGGGAGAACGCGATGAG comes from the Limnochorda pilosa genome and includes:
- a CDS encoding TRAP transporter permease, producing MPAAPEAPASEDEAFDLEEVLAKYDRESAFRRLGGPVGWAIAATLIAFSLFQLYTAAFGVFDARIQRAIHLAFGMSLVYLLFPTRRGGSRTSLPWWDVLLGLAAAAIPLYLVVFYQEIVMRAGLPTPSDIAVATVAVLLVLEATRRVVGIPIVVIAVAFLVYAAVGRQMPGFLAHRGFSFAQIANHMYFTTEGIFGIPLGVSSTFIFLFILFGAFLEKTGIGRFFIDLANAVAGFASGGPAKVAVITSAFEGTISGSSVANTVGSGSFTIPMMKRLGYRPEFAAAVEAAASTGGQLMPPIMGAAAFLMAEFTGIPYIEIAKSAILPALLYFTGIFIAVHYEAKRVGLQGIPRSQLPSLWSVMRQRGHLFLPLVGIIYLLMEGNTPMKAAFYGIVLAVAAAMVHPSTRMSFRDIVGALEQGARAALGVVMATAAAGIIIGVITLTGLGLKLASGLVSLAQGQLLLTLFFTMITSLVLGMGSPTTANYVITSTIAAPALLQLGVPILVAHMFVFYFGIVADITPPVALAAYAGSGIARSNPLATGVTASRIAIGAFLIPFIFAFNPSMLLIDATWVHTLQMGITSVLGMFGVAVGMGGFYRAAMSLPERLLFVAGGLLMIDPKLLTDSVGLLLLAAGIAVQIVRAHDQTGKPIGRSAH